GGTCGACGAGGAAGCGCTTCCGCAGGGCGGCGCGGCCGATCAGCATGCGAAAGCCCATCTCGTCGCGATTGGTGAGGGTGACATCGATGGGAATCCTGTGGTTGACCGCCTCGAGGGTGGTACGGATCACCGGTCGGTTCTGGACCGTGCCGTTGGAACTGCGGATCCTGCGATGCTCGACGATCGGGGCGGTGACGATGACGGCTCCCTCGGAGGACCGCTGGTCGGGGTGGACCTCGAAGCGGACCCAGAGCGTGTCGCCCTCGACGAACTCCTCGAGCGAGAAGGCGTGCAGCGCCGATGTGCGGGCACCGGTGTCGACCTTCGCCTTGATGCGCGGCACACCGCAGTCGGGCAGACCGACCCACTCGCGCCACCCGATCACCGTCTTCGGTCGAGACGGTTCCGAACGCTTCACAATTCCTCCGACCAGCCGAGATCTTGCTCGGCGACGATGATGTCATGTCGTTGTGCGAGCAGGCCGGCGTCGAGACCGGCGATCAGGAACGCGACCAGCATGCGAAAGCTCTCGTCGTGGTCCTGCGGGTTCACGAAGGACTCGGTGGCCTCGAGGGCGACGAATCCGTGGAT
This region of Acidimicrobiales bacterium genomic DNA includes:
- a CDS encoding RimK/LysX family protein translates to MKRSEPSRPKTVIGWREWVGLPDCGVPRIKAKVDTGARTSALHAFSLEEFVEGDTLWVRFEVHPDQRSSEGAVIVTAPIVEHRRIRSSNGTVQNRPVIRTTLEAVNHRIPIDVTLTNRDEMGFRMLIGRAALRKRFLVDPTRSYCGGK